A segment of the Acidimicrobiales bacterium genome:
CCAGGGCGGCGAGCCGTCGGTGCCGTGCACCTCCAGCACCACGGCATCGCGGTCGGGCTCACCCACGTGGTGGCCCTTGATGATGATGCGGTCGCCTACCGCCGCCTTCATGGGCTCCTCCTTCAGGATCGGGCGCGGATCGACTCGAGCAGCAGCCGCTTCTCGGCTGCCGCGATCACGTGGCGCGTGGCCTTGGCCGCGTCGGGGTTGACCGAGATCGAGGTGATGCCGAACCGCACGAGGTGCTCGGCGAACCCGGGCCTGTTCGAGGGGGCCTGGCCGCACAGCGACGAGGTGATGCCCGCCTCTCGGCAGGCGCCGACGATCCGCCCGATGGCGTCGAGAACGGCGGCGTCCTCCTCGTCGAACAGATCGGCGCACACCTCGGAGTCGCGGTCGACGCCGAGCATCAGCTGGGTGAGGTCGTTCGAGCCGATCGACACCCCGTCGATGCCCATCGACGCGTACTCG
Coding sequences within it:
- a CDS encoding DUF1918 domain-containing protein — its product is MKAAVGDRIIIKGHHVGEPDRDAVVLEVHGTDGSPPWKVRWSDDGHESIFFPGPDAAVEHYTSEEG